The Pseudomonas allokribbensis genome has a window encoding:
- a CDS encoding gamma carbonic anhydrase family protein, translating to MIYRLGDARVETHPQSWVAPNAVLVGKVRLEEGANVWFNAVLRGDNELILIGKNSNVQDGTVMHTDMGYPLTIGTGVTIGHNAMLHGCTVGDYSLIGINAVILNGAKIGKNCIIGANSLIGEGKEIPDGSLVMGSPGKVVRELTEQQKKMLEASAAHYVHNSQRYARDLVEQEE from the coding sequence ATGATATACCGCCTGGGCGACGCCCGTGTCGAGACCCATCCGCAGAGCTGGGTCGCCCCCAATGCCGTGCTGGTGGGCAAGGTCAGACTGGAAGAGGGCGCCAACGTCTGGTTCAACGCCGTGTTGCGTGGCGACAACGAACTGATCCTGATCGGCAAGAACAGCAACGTGCAGGACGGCACCGTGATGCACACCGATATGGGCTACCCGCTGACCATCGGCACCGGCGTGACCATCGGCCACAACGCCATGCTCCACGGCTGCACGGTCGGCGACTACAGCCTGATCGGCATCAACGCGGTCATCCTCAACGGCGCGAAGATCGGCAAGAACTGCATCATCGGCGCCAATTCGCTGATTGGCGAAGGCAAGGAAATTCCCGACGGTTCGCTGGTGATGGGCTCGCCGGGCAAAGTGGTGCGTGAGTTGACCGAACAACAGAAGAAGATGCTCGAAGCCAGCGCCGCCCACTATGTACATAACTCGCAGCGCTATGCGCGCGATCTGGTCGAGCAGGAAGAATGA
- a CDS encoding DUF1289 domain-containing protein, which translates to MNTVERPVASPCVNICALDGDDICTGCQRTVEEITRWSRMTNDERRAVLGLCHERAKSSGLVWMIGKTPGQ; encoded by the coding sequence ATGAATACGGTTGAGCGGCCGGTGGCCTCGCCCTGCGTGAATATTTGCGCGTTGGATGGCGATGACATTTGCACCGGTTGCCAGCGCACGGTCGAGGAAATCACCCGCTGGAGCCGGATGACCAACGACGAGCGGCGGGCGGTGCTGGGGTTGTGTCATGAGCGGGCGAAGTCTAGTGGGCTGGTCTGGATGATCGGCAAAACGCCTGGGCAATAG
- a CDS encoding transporter associated domain-containing protein, translating into MDGLPIGPMLAVFVLLILWSGLFTAIEVAQQHLLAQRTASRASDKPLAKLSFPLDSLILCNTLCRALAVVLATLLAIFLCEENGPWAACLGASAVLLVFADYFPRTLAQRYPDAVLSFGNSLLAVPLKVIYPLAWLLSSISGLLLRPLVRKPQVVQQSEDDVPADRHDDPEHSSRPHPVSGIHALDNITVNDILVPRSDVDGINLDDPIEEIIEQLRHNKRTRLPVFHSDINQVEAVLNTRQIRHLLDNHALTREALLAASYEPYFVPESTPLQLQLLNFHKQQRRLGMVVDEYGEVLGIVTLEDILEEIVGEFESEHSLDNPHIHPQADGRMVIDGAASIRELNKCLGWHLPSDGPRTLNGLVTEALETIPESAVCLKIGRYRLEILETEENRVSKVLIWHTSSAPALTPVR; encoded by the coding sequence ATGGACGGTTTGCCCATAGGGCCGATGCTCGCGGTATTTGTCCTGCTGATTCTCTGGTCGGGATTGTTTACCGCCATCGAAGTGGCGCAACAGCATCTGCTGGCGCAACGCACCGCGTCGCGCGCCAGTGACAAACCACTGGCAAAACTCAGCTTCCCGCTCGACAGCCTGATCCTGTGCAACACCCTGTGCCGCGCCCTCGCCGTGGTGCTTGCCACGCTACTGGCGATTTTCCTCTGTGAAGAGAACGGTCCCTGGGCAGCCTGCCTGGGCGCCAGCGCCGTATTGCTGGTATTTGCCGACTATTTCCCGCGCACCCTCGCCCAACGCTATCCGGATGCGGTGCTGTCATTCGGCAACTCGTTGCTGGCCGTGCCGCTGAAAGTGATCTATCCGCTCGCATGGCTGCTGAGCAGCATCAGTGGTTTGCTGTTGCGTCCGCTGGTGCGCAAGCCTCAGGTCGTGCAGCAGAGCGAAGACGACGTCCCCGCCGATCGCCATGACGACCCGGAGCACTCGTCTCGCCCGCACCCGGTTTCCGGCATCCATGCGCTGGACAACATCACGGTCAACGACATCCTGGTGCCTCGCAGTGACGTCGACGGCATCAATCTTGATGACCCGATCGAAGAGATCATCGAGCAATTGCGCCACAACAAGCGCACGCGCCTGCCGGTTTTCCACAGCGACATCAACCAGGTCGAGGCCGTCCTCAACACCCGGCAGATCCGCCACTTGCTGGACAATCACGCCCTGACCCGCGAAGCGCTCCTCGCCGCCAGCTACGAGCCGTATTTCGTACCGGAAAGCACGCCACTGCAACTGCAGCTGCTGAACTTCCACAAGCAGCAGCGGCGCCTGGGCATGGTGGTGGACGAGTACGGCGAAGTGTTGGGGATCGTCACCCTGGAAGACATTCTCGAAGAAATCGTTGGCGAATTCGAAAGCGAGCACAGCCTCGACAACCCGCATATTCATCCGCAGGCCGATGGTCGCATGGTGATCGACGGCGCCGCCTCGATCCGCGAGCTGAACAAATGCCTGGGCTGGCACCTGCCCAGCGACGGCCCCCGGACTCTCAACGGTCTGGTGACAGAAGCACTGGAAACCATTCCGGAAAGCGCGGTCTGCCTGAAGATCGGGCGCTATCGCCTGGAGATCCTCGAAACCGAGGAGAACCGCGTAAGCAAAGTGCTCATCTGGCACACCAGCTCGGCACCGGCACTCACACCCGTCCGCTAG
- a CDS encoding MFS transporter, whose translation MTTSTAYSDTAPAQPTNSATRVATASFIGTAIEFYDFYVYATAAALVIGPVFFPQTSGTAQMLSAFLTFGIAFLARPLGSALFGHFGDRIGRKSTLVASLLLMGVCTTLIGVLPGYDSIGAWAPILLCVLRFGQGLGLGGEWGGAALLATENAPKGKRAWFGMFPQLGPSIGFLAANGLFLTLAMTLNDEQFRSWGWRIPFLLSAVLVMVGLYVRLKLHETPVFANAIARQERVKVPLVELFSQYWVPTLLGAAAMVVCYALFYISTVFSLSYGVSTLGYSRETFLGLLCFAVLFMAAATPLSAWASDRYGRKPVLIVGGVLAILSGFLMEPLLTLGSTWGVALFLCIELFLMGVTFAPMGALLPELFPTHVRYTGASAAYNLGGIVGASAAPFFAQKLVAMGGLSYVGGYVSAAAVLSLIAVLCLKETRHNDLNQVS comes from the coding sequence ATGACGACCAGTACCGCTTACAGCGACACCGCGCCTGCCCAACCGACCAACTCCGCCACCCGCGTGGCCACGGCAAGTTTCATCGGCACGGCCATCGAGTTCTACGATTTTTACGTCTACGCCACTGCTGCTGCACTGGTGATCGGGCCGGTATTCTTTCCGCAGACATCCGGCACGGCGCAGATGCTCTCGGCATTCCTCACTTTCGGTATCGCTTTCCTCGCCCGTCCGCTGGGTTCGGCATTGTTTGGTCACTTCGGCGACCGTATCGGACGCAAATCAACACTGGTGGCTTCCCTGCTGCTGATGGGTGTCTGCACCACGCTGATCGGCGTGCTGCCGGGTTACGACAGCATCGGGGCGTGGGCGCCGATCCTGTTGTGTGTGCTGCGCTTCGGCCAGGGCCTGGGATTGGGTGGTGAATGGGGCGGGGCGGCGCTGCTGGCGACCGAAAACGCACCGAAAGGCAAACGCGCGTGGTTCGGCATGTTCCCGCAGCTGGGCCCTTCGATCGGTTTTCTGGCGGCCAACGGCCTGTTCCTGACCTTGGCCATGACGCTCAATGACGAACAGTTCCGCAGCTGGGGCTGGCGGATTCCGTTCCTGCTCAGCGCGGTGCTGGTGATGGTCGGGCTGTATGTGCGCCTCAAACTTCACGAAACGCCAGTGTTCGCCAACGCCATCGCCCGTCAGGAGCGGGTGAAAGTGCCACTGGTCGAACTGTTCAGCCAATACTGGGTGCCGACGTTGCTGGGTGCCGCCGCCATGGTGGTGTGCTACGCGCTGTTCTACATCTCGACGGTGTTTTCCCTGAGCTACGGCGTGTCCACACTGGGCTACAGCCGCGAGACATTCCTCGGGCTGCTGTGCTTCGCGGTGCTGTTCATGGCGGCCGCCACACCGTTGTCAGCCTGGGCCAGTGATCGTTACGGGCGTAAACCGGTGCTGATCGTCGGCGGTGTACTGGCAATTCTTTCCGGATTTCTGATGGAGCCGTTGCTGACTCTGGGCTCGACCTGGGGCGTGGCACTGTTCCTGTGTATCGAGCTGTTCCTGATGGGCGTGACATTTGCCCCGATGGGCGCCCTGCTGCCGGAACTGTTCCCGACGCACGTCCGCTATACCGGCGCATCGGCGGCCTACAACCTCGGCGGGATTGTCGGGGCCTCGGCGGCACCGTTCTTCGCGCAGAAACTGGTGGCGATGGGTGGTTTGAGTTATGTCGGCGGGTATGTGTCTGCGGCCGCGGTGCTCAGCTTGATCGCTGTGCTGTGCCTGAAGGAGACGCGCCATAACGACCTGAATCAGGTGTCGTAA
- a CDS encoding cytochrome C assembly family protein produces MLPLSPSLLTTLAAALLYAAATLYQGTRLATGAKANKRLLVTLGVLAVLAHSASLLTHLLTPIGLGLDFFSASSLIAAAVIALTLLACSRIPVENLLVLLFPLGAITVLLAQFAPTGTVQIIDEEPGILAHILLSILAYGMFTIAVFQALLLLVQDHQLKNKHPSGLIKNFPPLQTMESLLFGFLWAGWTLLSLSLISGWLFVENLFAQHLVHKTLLACLAWVVFSVLLWGRNRLGWRGHKAIRWTLAGFCLLMLAYFGSKLVREYILHI; encoded by the coding sequence ATGCTCCCCTTGTCACCGAGTTTGCTGACCACCCTCGCCGCCGCCCTTCTATATGCCGCTGCGACCCTCTATCAGGGCACCCGCCTGGCCACTGGCGCCAAGGCCAACAAGCGCCTGCTGGTCACGCTCGGCGTGCTCGCCGTGCTGGCCCACAGTGCCAGCCTGCTGACTCACCTGCTGACGCCGATCGGTCTGGGCCTGGACTTCTTCAGCGCTTCGAGCCTGATTGCCGCGGCAGTCATTGCCCTGACCCTGCTGGCCTGTTCGCGGATCCCGGTGGAAAACCTGCTGGTCCTGCTGTTCCCGCTGGGTGCGATCACCGTGTTGCTGGCGCAGTTCGCACCCACCGGCACCGTGCAGATCATCGACGAAGAGCCGGGCATCCTCGCGCATATCCTGCTGTCGATCCTCGCCTACGGCATGTTCACCATCGCCGTGTTCCAAGCGTTGTTGCTGCTGGTGCAGGATCACCAGCTCAAGAACAAGCACCCGTCCGGGCTGATCAAGAACTTCCCGCCGCTGCAAACCATGGAAAGCCTGCTGTTCGGCTTCCTCTGGGCCGGCTGGACGCTGCTGTCGCTGTCGCTGATTTCCGGCTGGCTGTTCGTCGAAAACCTGTTTGCCCAGCACCTGGTGCACAAGACCCTGCTGGCCTGCCTGGCCTGGGTCGTGTTCAGCGTGCTGTTGTGGGGCCGCAACCGCCTGGGCTGGCGCGGCCACAAAGCGATCCGCTGGACCCTCGCCGGTTTCTGCCTGCTGATGTTGGCGTATTTCGGCAGCAAACTGGTCCGTGAATACATCCTGCACATCTGA
- a CDS encoding NUDIX hydrolase gives MKFCSQCGNPVTQRIPEGDSRLRFVCDSCQTIHYQNPNIVAGCVATWGSKVLLCRRAIEPRLGYWTLPAGFMENGETIEQAAIRETAEEACARVRNLSIYTLIDVPHISQVHVFFRAELADLDFSAGPESLEVQLFDEAQIPWDELAFRTVGRTLECFFADRRAETYPVRSESIPPLAQPAIT, from the coding sequence ATGAAATTTTGCAGCCAGTGCGGCAACCCGGTGACCCAGCGCATTCCCGAAGGCGACTCGCGGCTGCGATTTGTCTGCGACAGCTGTCAGACCATTCACTACCAGAACCCCAATATCGTGGCCGGATGCGTGGCGACCTGGGGCAGCAAAGTCCTGCTCTGCCGCCGTGCCATCGAGCCGCGTCTCGGTTACTGGACGCTGCCCGCCGGTTTCATGGAGAACGGCGAGACCATCGAGCAGGCCGCCATCCGCGAAACCGCCGAGGAAGCCTGCGCCCGGGTGCGTAACCTGAGCATCTACACCCTGATCGACGTGCCGCATATCAGTCAGGTGCACGTGTTCTTTCGCGCAGAGCTGGCGGACCTGGACTTTTCCGCCGGCCCCGAGAGCCTCGAAGTGCAATTGTTCGACGAAGCGCAGATTCCATGGGACGAGCTGGCTTTCCGCACAGTGGGCCGTACCTTAGAATGCTTCTTCGCTGACCGCCGCGCCGAGACTTACCCGGTGCGCTCGGAATCGATCCCGCCGCTCGCTCAACCGGCCATCACTTGA
- the nagA gene encoding N-acetylglucosamine-6-phosphate deacetylase yields the protein MSEDNILTADGWIRGRLIHEHGRVVSIEGVPCDPADNDLPYLLPGFIDLHVHGGGGKDIMEGTSAFETITKTHVRFGTTSLLATTMTAPSAEISSVLRDVGEFCEQRPKGAARVLGVHLEGPYINPGKLGAQPNFAHTALMAEVEEYLALAPIRVITIAPEIAGHDGLIRELSRRGIRMQIGHTLGSYEEGVAALEAGATSFTHLYNAMSPLHHREPGIVGAALAHAKFAELIPDLLHVHPGAIRVALRSIPCLYCVTDSTAAAGMPDGEYKLGSHTVTKCLGGVRLPDGTLAGSTLTMDQALRNLVKIGLPIAEASQRLSQFPADYLGITERGRLQPGAWADCVRLDRSLTLTAVMVEGEDIDFKNA from the coding sequence ATGTCCGAAGACAACATCCTTACCGCTGACGGCTGGATTCGCGGCCGGCTGATCCACGAACACGGCAGAGTCGTGTCCATCGAAGGCGTGCCTTGCGATCCGGCGGACAACGACCTGCCTTATCTGCTGCCGGGCTTCATCGATCTGCACGTCCACGGCGGTGGCGGCAAGGACATCATGGAAGGCACCAGCGCCTTCGAGACCATCACCAAGACCCACGTGCGTTTCGGCACCACCTCGCTGCTGGCCACCACGATGACCGCGCCGAGTGCCGAGATCTCCAGCGTGCTCAGGGATGTCGGCGAATTCTGCGAGCAGCGTCCGAAAGGCGCCGCCCGGGTCCTCGGCGTTCACCTCGAAGGTCCGTACATCAATCCCGGCAAACTCGGCGCGCAACCGAACTTTGCCCACACCGCGCTGATGGCCGAAGTCGAAGAGTATCTGGCACTCGCGCCGATCCGGGTGATCACCATCGCCCCGGAAATCGCCGGCCACGACGGCTTGATTCGTGAACTGAGCCGCCGTGGCATCCGCATGCAGATCGGCCACACCCTCGGCAGTTACGAGGAAGGTGTCGCCGCCCTCGAAGCCGGCGCCACCAGTTTCACGCACTTGTACAACGCCATGAGCCCGCTGCATCACCGCGAACCGGGCATCGTCGGCGCCGCCCTCGCCCACGCCAAATTCGCCGAGTTGATCCCGGACTTGCTGCACGTGCACCCCGGTGCGATCCGCGTGGCCCTGCGCTCGATTCCTTGCCTGTATTGCGTCACCGATTCGACCGCCGCCGCCGGCATGCCCGACGGCGAGTACAAGCTCGGCAGCCACACCGTCACCAAATGCCTGGGCGGCGTGCGCCTGCCGGACGGCACGCTGGCCGGCAGCACCCTGACCATGGATCAGGCTTTGCGCAATCTGGTGAAGATCGGTCTGCCGATCGCCGAAGCCTCGCAACGTCTTTCGCAATTCCCCGCCGACTACCTCGGCATCACCGAACGCGGGCGCCTGCAACCGGGCGCCTGGGCCGACTGCGTGCGGCTGGATCGCTCACTCACACTGACCGCCGTCATGGTCGAAGGAGAAGACATTGACTTCAAAAATGCTTGA
- a CDS encoding GntR family transcriptional regulator, which produces MNDLHALRPDDSQPTPLYLQLARNLEAAIHAGQWKAEQAMPSERNLSEMLGISRVTARKALEVLLDQGLIRRLQGSGTFITPRLEQPLSRLSGFSEMLRLKGFVPSSQWLEREITLPTHEELIRLGLSPNDKVARMKRLRKADDTVMAIEMSTLPASIMPRPQVVGDSLYEHLDSIGKPIVRALQHIQAINASDEFAALVGIAPGTAMLLMTRVGYLEDNTPIEVTDTYCRNDYYDFVAELRR; this is translated from the coding sequence ATGAATGATCTACACGCCCTGCGCCCTGACGACTCCCAGCCGACGCCGCTGTACCTGCAACTGGCGCGCAACCTGGAAGCAGCGATCCATGCCGGCCAGTGGAAAGCCGAACAGGCGATGCCGTCGGAGCGCAATCTCAGCGAAATGCTGGGGATTTCTCGGGTTACCGCCCGCAAGGCGCTGGAAGTCTTGCTCGATCAAGGATTGATCCGCCGCCTGCAAGGTTCCGGCACCTTCATCACCCCACGCCTTGAACAACCACTGTCGCGCCTGTCGGGATTCAGCGAAATGCTCCGTCTCAAGGGTTTCGTGCCCAGCTCGCAATGGCTGGAGCGGGAAATCACCCTGCCGACCCACGAAGAACTGATCCGCCTCGGCCTGTCACCGAACGACAAGGTCGCGCGCATGAAACGCCTGCGCAAAGCGGACGACACGGTGATGGCCATCGAGATGAGCACCCTGCCCGCCTCGATCATGCCCAGGCCGCAGGTTGTGGGCGATTCGCTCTACGAACACCTCGACAGCATCGGCAAACCGATCGTGCGCGCCTTGCAGCACATCCAGGCGATCAACGCCTCGGACGAGTTCGCCGCGCTGGTCGGCATCGCCCCCGGCACCGCGATGCTGCTGATGACCCGGGTCGGCTACCTGGAAGACAACACGCCGATCGAAGTCACCGACACCTATTGCCGCAACGACTACTACGACTTTGTTGCAGAGCTTCGCCGCTGA
- a CDS encoding preQ0 transporter yields the protein MIFLIAYISSVVLINFAFSTAPHLDIIWSAWGGLVFVLRDMVQIRFGHGAIAAMLAALVLSYVTSDPSIALASATAFAVSECIDWLVFTVTKRPLRDRLWISSALSIPLDTFIFFGMIDLLTPPVIITALASKFAGVTAVWLIMAWRERKQAVAG from the coding sequence ATGATTTTCCTCATCGCCTACATCAGCAGCGTCGTGCTGATCAACTTCGCCTTCTCCACCGCGCCGCACCTGGACATCATCTGGTCAGCCTGGGGCGGGCTGGTGTTCGTGTTGCGCGACATGGTGCAGATCCGGTTCGGCCACGGTGCGATTGCGGCGATGCTGGCGGCGCTGGTGCTGTCCTATGTCACCTCCGATCCATCGATTGCGCTGGCCAGCGCCACGGCGTTCGCGGTGTCCGAGTGCATCGACTGGCTGGTGTTCACCGTCACCAAGCGGCCGTTGCGTGACCGCCTGTGGATCAGTTCGGCGCTGAGCATTCCCCTCGATACCTTTATCTTTTTCGGCATGATCGACCTGCTGACGCCACCGGTGATCATCACTGCCCTGGCCTCGAAGTTCGCCGGTGTCACCGCCGTCTGGCTGATCATGGCCTGGCGCGAGCGTAAACAGGCTGTCGCCGGCTGA
- a CDS encoding CoA pyrophosphatase: MLDELLHRVSNHTPRTLETDTRFPEAAVLVPITRSDEPELVLTLRASGLSTHGGEVAFPGGRRDPEDPDLIFTALREAEEEIGLPPGLVEVIGPLSPLISLHGIKVTPYVGVIPDFVEYQANDAEIAAVFSVPLEFFRKDPREHTHRIDYQGRSWYVPSYRYGEYKIWGLTAIMIVELINLLYDAKISLHRPPKSFINT; this comes from the coding sequence ATGCTGGACGAGCTACTGCACCGGGTAAGCAATCACACGCCGCGCACGCTGGAGACCGACACGCGTTTCCCCGAGGCCGCCGTCCTGGTGCCGATTACTCGCAGTGACGAACCCGAGCTTGTCCTGACCTTGCGCGCCAGCGGGCTCTCGACCCACGGTGGCGAAGTCGCCTTTCCCGGCGGTCGACGGGATCCGGAGGATCCGGACCTGATCTTTACCGCGCTGCGTGAAGCCGAAGAAGAAATCGGCCTGCCACCCGGCCTGGTCGAAGTGATCGGACCGCTCAGCCCGTTGATCTCCCTGCATGGCATCAAGGTCACACCGTATGTCGGGGTGATTCCCGATTTCGTCGAATACCAGGCCAATGATGCCGAGATCGCTGCGGTGTTCAGTGTGCCGCTGGAATTCTTCCGCAAGGACCCGCGCGAACACACCCACCGCATCGACTATCAGGGTCGCAGTTGGTACGTGCCGAGCTATCGTTATGGCGAATACAAGATCTGGGGGCTGACGGCGATCATGATCGTCGAGTTGATCAACCTGCTCTATGACGCCAAAATCAGCCTGCATCGACCGCCTAAAAGCTTTATCAACACCTGA
- the purT gene encoding formate-dependent phosphoribosylglycinamide formyltransferase, translating into MTRIGTPLSPTATRVLLCGCGELGKEVVIELQRLGVEVIAVDRYANAPAMQVAHRSHVINMLDGAALRAVIEAEKPHFIVPEIEAIATATLVELEAEGFTVIPTARAAQLTMNREGIRRLAAEELDLPTSPYHFADTFEDYSKAVEDLGFPCVVKPVMSSSGKGQSLLRSVDDVQKAWDYAQEGGRAGKGRVIIEGFIDFDYEITLLTVRHIGGTTFCAPVGHRQEKGDYQESWQPQAMSPIALAESERVAKAVTEALGGRGLFGVELFIKGDQVWFSEVSPRPHDTGLVTLISQDLSQFALHARAILGLPVPLIRQFGPSASAVILVEGQSTQTAFANLGVALSEPDTALRLFGKPEVNGQRRMGVALARDESIEAARAKATRASQAVVVEL; encoded by the coding sequence ATGACCCGTATCGGAACTCCATTGTCGCCGACCGCGACCCGCGTATTGCTGTGTGGCTGTGGTGAGTTGGGCAAGGAAGTGGTGATCGAGCTGCAACGCCTGGGCGTTGAAGTGATCGCCGTTGACCGTTACGCCAATGCGCCGGCCATGCAGGTTGCCCATCGCAGCCACGTGATCAACATGCTCGATGGCGCAGCACTGCGTGCGGTGATCGAAGCCGAGAAGCCGCACTTCATCGTGCCGGAAATCGAAGCCATCGCCACCGCCACTCTGGTAGAGCTGGAAGCCGAAGGCTTTACCGTGATCCCGACCGCTCGTGCCGCGCAACTGACCATGAACCGCGAAGGCATCCGTCGTCTGGCCGCCGAAGAGCTGGATCTGCCGACTTCGCCGTATCACTTCGCCGATACCTTCGAGGACTACAGCAAAGCCGTTGAGGACCTGGGTTTCCCGTGCGTCGTCAAACCGGTGATGAGTTCGTCGGGCAAGGGCCAGAGCCTGCTGCGCAGCGTCGATGACGTGCAGAAAGCCTGGGATTACGCGCAAGAGGGCGGTCGCGCTGGCAAAGGTCGGGTGATCATCGAAGGTTTCATCGATTTCGACTACGAAATCACCCTGCTGACCGTTCGTCATATCGGTGGCACCACGTTCTGTGCGCCGGTCGGCCACCGTCAGGAGAAAGGCGACTACCAGGAATCCTGGCAGCCACAGGCCATGAGCCCGATTGCACTGGCTGAATCCGAGCGCGTTGCCAAAGCGGTAACTGAAGCCTTGGGTGGTCGTGGCCTGTTTGGCGTCGAATTGTTCATCAAGGGCGATCAGGTGTGGTTCAGCGAAGTGTCGCCGCGCCCGCACGACACCGGTCTGGTGACCCTGATTTCCCAGGACCTGTCGCAGTTCGCCCTGCACGCCCGGGCGATTCTCGGCCTGCCGGTTCCGTTGATCCGTCAGTTCGGCCCATCGGCTTCGGCGGTGATTCTGGTGGAAGGTCAGTCGACCCAGACCGCATTCGCCAACCTCGGCGTTGCACTGAGCGAGCCAGATACCGCGCTGCGCCTGTTCGGCAAGCCTGAGGTCAATGGCCAGCGTCGCATGGGCGTGGCCCTGGCGCGTGACGAGTCGATTGAAGCGGCTCGTGCCAAGGCGACCCGTGCTTCTCAGGCAGTCGTTGTAGAGCTGTAA
- a CDS encoding SIS domain-containing protein produces MTSKMLEEALSSFEAVQAQLQQLDGSMIEIAGRLRRQPPQVAMTVARGSSDHAASYFAYLTMQQLGIPVASLPMSVVTMQQAPLKVSGQVAFAFSQSGQSPDLVNSLRLLRKRGALSVSMVNAADSPLEAACEFSLPLLAGTESSVAATKSFIATLSASARLIAHWKEDSELLEAHNALPEGLRDAAQQDWSLAIDALRDCERLMVIGRGAGFAIAQEAALKFKETSAIQAEAFSSAEVRHGPMALIDEHYPLLVFAPRGAEQAGLLSLAAEMRQRGARVLLAAPDDVSERDLTLSRAEHPALDPILAIQSFYVMAAGLAVARGMDPDQPRHLSKVTRTH; encoded by the coding sequence TTGACTTCAAAAATGCTTGAGGAGGCGCTGTCCTCGTTCGAGGCCGTGCAAGCCCAACTGCAACAGCTCGATGGCTCGATGATCGAGATCGCCGGGCGCCTGCGCCGTCAGCCGCCGCAAGTGGCAATGACCGTCGCCCGTGGCAGTTCCGATCATGCGGCGAGCTACTTCGCCTACCTGACCATGCAGCAACTGGGCATTCCAGTGGCGTCGCTGCCGATGTCGGTGGTGACCATGCAACAGGCGCCGTTGAAAGTCAGCGGTCAGGTCGCGTTCGCGTTTTCCCAGTCGGGCCAGAGCCCGGACCTGGTCAACAGCCTGCGTCTGCTTCGCAAGCGCGGCGCACTGAGCGTGTCGATGGTCAACGCCGCCGACTCGCCGCTGGAGGCCGCGTGCGAATTCAGCCTGCCGCTGCTGGCCGGCACCGAAAGCAGCGTCGCCGCGACCAAGAGCTTCATTGCCACCCTCAGTGCCAGCGCCCGTCTGATCGCGCACTGGAAAGAAGACAGCGAATTGCTGGAAGCACACAACGCCTTGCCCGAAGGCTTGCGCGACGCCGCGCAACAGGACTGGAGCCTGGCCATCGACGCCCTGCGCGATTGCGAACGCCTGATGGTGATCGGCCGTGGTGCCGGTTTCGCCATCGCCCAGGAAGCCGCGCTGAAATTCAAGGAAACCTCGGCGATCCAGGCCGAAGCCTTCAGCAGCGCTGAAGTCCGTCACGGCCCGATGGCCCTGATCGACGAACATTACCCGCTGCTGGTGTTCGCCCCGCGCGGTGCCGAACAGGCCGGTCTGCTGAGCCTGGCGGCCGAAATGCGCCAACGCGGCGCCCGCGTGCTGCTGGCCGCACCGGATGACGTGAGCGAACGCGACCTGACGTTGAGCCGCGCGGAGCATCCGGCGCTCGACCCGATCCTGGCGATCCAGAGTTTCTACGTGATGGCGGCCGGCCTGGCCGTGGCCCGTGGCATGGACCCGGATCAGCCGCGACACCTGAGCAAAGTCACTCGTACGCACTGA
- a CDS encoding L,D-transpeptidase family protein: protein MRWLLALFCLSFVTVSQASFVTTVTPSNTPLIEKILVLKSAHQLQLIADGKPLKSYRISLGKGAKKGPKLIEGDKRTPEGFYWIDWRKTSDKFNLSMHISYPNISDSARARREGVEPGGMIMIHGTPDSEDNPENLFHTLDWTDGCIAMRNVDMREVWNLVPDGTMIEIRP from the coding sequence ATGCGCTGGTTGCTTGCCCTGTTTTGCCTGTCGTTCGTCACCGTCTCCCAAGCGTCGTTCGTGACCACCGTGACGCCTTCGAACACCCCGCTCATCGAAAAAATACTGGTGCTCAAGTCGGCTCATCAACTGCAGTTGATCGCCGATGGCAAGCCGCTCAAGAGCTATCGCATTTCCCTGGGCAAGGGCGCGAAAAAAGGCCCGAAACTGATTGAAGGCGACAAACGCACACCTGAAGGTTTCTATTGGATCGACTGGCGCAAGACCAGCGACAAATTCAACCTGTCGATGCACATCTCCTACCCGAACATCAGCGACTCCGCCCGCGCCCGGCGCGAAGGCGTCGAGCCTGGCGGCATGATCATGATCCACGGCACGCCGGATTCCGAAGACAACCCGGAAAACCTGTTCCACACCCTGGACTGGACCGACGGCTGCATCGCCATGCGCAACGTCGACATGCGCGAAGTCTGGAACCTGGTGCCAGACGGCACGATGATCGAAATCCGCCCCTGA